The genomic segment GCCCAGGGCGCGGTGCTCGACGGGGCTTCGGAAGTGCTGCTGCAGGCGCTGGGCGACAACGGGCGTCCCGCTCGCAGCGCGGTCGGCGTCGCTCAGCTGCCCCACGGCGCCTGCGTCGAGGTCGAGCTCGTCGCCGCGGTCACCGCCGCCGAGAGCCCGGGCTCGTGAACGCGGCACGCTTCGCCGCCAACATCGGCTGGCTGTTCACCGAGGTGCCGATCGAGCGCCGCTTCGAGGCCGCGGCGGCGGCCGGGTTCACCGCCGTCGAGCACGCCCAGCCGTACTCGATGCCGCTCTCCCGGTGGCGTGCCCTGCTCGACGCGGCCGGCCTGCGGCTGGTGCTGGTGAACACCCCGGTCGGCGAGCCGGGCTCACCGGCCGCGACCGGCTGGGGCTGCCTGCCGGAACAGGCCGGGCAGTTCCGGGTGAGCGTCGAACGAGCGCTCGACTACGCGGTCGCGCTCGATCGGCCCCTCGTCCAGCTCCGCGCGGGCGTGCTTCCGCCGGGCGTCTCCCGCGATGCCGCGTTGACCTGCTTCATCGCCAACGCCCACTGGGCGGCGGAGCGGGCCGCCGAGGCAGGGGTGCGCCTCACCGTCGAGGCGCTCAACCCGCGAGACGCACCGGGCTACCTGATCGACACCCAGGAGCTGGCCGCGGCCGTCGTGGCCGCGGTCGGCCACCGGCACCTCGGCGTGCAGTTCGACGTCTACCACTGCCAGGTCGCCCAAGGCGATCTCACCACCCGCCTGACGGCCCTGCGCGAGGTGATCGCCCACGTGCAGATCGCCGATGCGCCGGGCCGCGCCGAACCGGGCTCCGGGGAGATCCGCTTCCAGCACGTGCTCTCGACGCTCGGCGAGCTCGGCTACGAGGGCTGGATCGGCTGCGAGTACCGCCCGGCGGCCGGCACGGTGGCCGGCCTCGGCTGGCGCGAGCGGATCGGCGGCCTCCCATGAAGCTGTTCAGCACCCTCGCCGTGCAGGGGCCGCTGCAGGCGGGCCTCCTGGAAGCCTGGACCGGGGTGCCCGTCCGGCCCAGCTTCGATCCCACGAGCGTCCTCGTCGAGCGGATCGCCTCTGGAGAACGCCCGGACGTGCTCATCGCCATCGAATCGGAGCTGCACCGCCCCGAGTTCTCGGAGCTGATCGCGGTGGAGGACGCCATACCGCTCGTTCGTACCGGCATCGGACTCGCCGTGCGCGCGGGAGCACCGGCCCCGTCGATCACCACGGTCGACGACCTCGTCGCGGCGTTGACCGGTGCGCGTTCGGTCGCCTACTCCCGGTCCGGAGCGAGCGGGATCCGGTTCGCCCGCCTGCTCGACGAGCTGGGGATCGCGAACCAGGTCACCACGCGAGCGACCGTCCTGCGAAAGGGCTTCACCGCCACCGCCCTCCTCGACGGCCGGGCCGACTTGGCCGTCCAGCAGCTCAGCGAACTGCGCGTCATCGCCGGCGTCGACGTGATCGGCCCGCTACCCGAGGCCGTGCAGCACTACACCACCTTCGCCGTCGCGCCAGGGCCGCGCCCTGAAGCGGCGCAGCTGGCGAGGTTCCTCGCGGCGGAGGAGAACCAGGCGGCGTACGCACGGTTCGACCTCCAGCCCCTTCCCCCGATCCCACCCCACTAGGATTCGCCGTGAAGCACGACGCAGTGCCCGACACGAGCGACGACAGGACGACGGGACCGGGACATGGCAGGCAACGGGGACCACCGCCCGTCCCAGACCGACGGTGCGCTGGCCATGCTGCGGTCGCGGATCATCGACCTCACCCTGCGTCCCGGCAGCCGGATCGACGAGCCGCTCCTGATCAGCCAGTTCCAGCTCGGCCGCACACCGGCCCGCGAAGCCATCAACCGGCTCGCCGCCGAAGGGTTCGTCACCATCCAGCCGAACCGCGGCGGCACGTTCGTCCGCGCGCTGGACCTGGCGGAGATCGGTGACATCGTGGTGGCCCAGCAACTGGTCGAGAACGTCCTCGGACAGCAGTGCCGGCTCGACGACCCGGCACTGGCGGACGACCTCGCCGAGATCCAGCGGGACTACGCCGAGCAGGTCCGCACCCGCAACCACCTCCTCATCACCGAGGTGAACGAGCGTTTCCACCTGCGGTTGCACCGCACCGTCGGCAATTCGTTCTTCTACGCCTTCGCCGAGTCGACACACCGGCACGCGCGGCGGCTGAACGTCTACCTGTACCAGCTGGAATCCCAGCTGGCGGCGCAACAGGACCGCGAGTTCGAGATCAACCTCGAGGAACACGAGCGCATCATCACGGCCGTCGCCGAGCGGGACCACGACACGTTGCGCGCTCTGCTGCCCGAGCACGCCCGTGGTACGCAACGCCGCCTCGTGCGGTTGCTGAGCGAGCACGCCGTCGAGAAGTTCGGGGTCGACGTGTTCCTGGATCCGCTGCTCGAAGACGCACTCAAGGGGACAACTCCGCGGGCCTGAGCACCCGCCCGCGGACCTGGCGCTCCAGCCAGGCCCCGATTCTCGTTCGTTCGCGGCATCTCCGCAGACCACAGCGCCAGAAAACTGGCTGTCACGAGAGCCTTGGCGAACCTCTACCTGACGTATACCTTGCATATACCTCAATGTCGGGAGTCCACAATGGAAGATCAGCGCCCACAGCCGCCGGAACCGTCCGGCGCGACCGCCCGGCCGCCGCGACGGCAGCTGGCCCGCGCGTTCACCGCCAGCCTCACGGGAACGGCCCTGGAGTGGTACGACTTCGGGATCTACTCCGCGTCGGCCGCACTCGTCTTTCCGGTCCTCTTCTTCCCGAGCGGCGATCCCATCGCCTCCTGGTTGCTGGCGTTCTCCACGTACGCCGTCGGGTACCTTTCCCGCCCGCTGGGCGCCTTCTTCCTCGGCAAGCTGGGCGATGTGGTGGGACGCAAGCAGATCATCGTCGTCACGCTGCTGCTGATCGGCGTGGCGACCTTGCTGATCGGGGTGCTGCCCACATTCGCCACGGTCGGCGTCGCGGCACCGATCCTGCTCGTTCTGCTGCGGTTCGCGCAGGGTGTGGGGGTCGGCGGGGAACTCGGGGTGGCTCCGCTGCTGTCCAGTGAATTCGGCGATCCCGCCCGGCGCGGGCTCTGGTGCAGCGCACCGCAGATGGGTCCGGCGGCCGGGACGTTGCTCGCGAACGGTGTGCTCGCGCTGCTCACCACCGCGATGTCGAGGGAGGCGTTCCTCTCCTGGGGCTGGCGGGTCGGGTTCCTGGCTTCCGCACTGCTGATCGCGGTCGGCCTGTGGGTCCGGCTCAAGCTCGAGGACACGCCGATCTTCCGCGCGATCCGGGAGCGGGGGGAGCAGCCGACGGCCCCGGTCCGCGAGGTCTTCCGTACGGAACTGCGCGGCCTGGTCGCGGCGTCGTCCGCCCGCGTCGGCCCGGACGTCGTCTCCGCCCTGTTCGTCGTCTTCACGCTGGTCTACGGCACGTCGAAGGCGGGATTCACGTCCGGGGAGGTGCTGGTGGCGGTGCTGGCAGGCTCGGCGGGGCAACTGGTGTTCGTCCCGATCGCGGCGGCGCTGTCCGACCGGATCAACCGGAGGCTCCAGTACGTCGTGGCCGCCGTCGCCGCCGCGATCTGGCCGTTCGTCTTCCTGCCCGCCATCGTCGGAGCTTCGCTCGGCGTGCTCGTCGGAGGCGTCGTGATCGGGCTGGGGCTGCACTCCTTCATGTACGGGCCGCAGGGTGCGTTGATCACCGAACAGTTCTCGCCGCGCCTGCGCTCGACCGGGAGTTCGCTGGGATTCGCCATCGGGAGCACCTTCGGGGGCGCGGTCGCGCCGCTCATCTTCACCGCTCTGCTCGGCTGGCAGGACTCCTGGTTCCCGGTCGCGTGCTACGTCGCCGTCGCCTGCGCGGTCACGATCGTCGGTGTCACGGTCTTCGGCCGGAACCACGACATGGCGGAGGAGGCCGCGTACCAGCCAGGCCCGGCGATGCCTGCCCGGTCGGCGCAGGGCTAGCCGGGCCGCGGTGCGGCGGTGGTGCTGGGCGCCCGGCCCGAGGCGCTCAGCCGATCCGCCGCCCGGTGCCGGCCCACGCCTCCTCGCGCAGCAGGTACTTCCGGATCTTCCCGGTCGAGGTCTTCGGGAGCTGGCCGAAGGTGACCGACTTCGGTGCCTTGAAGCGGGTTGCCGCGCACCACGATCGGCCAGCCCGTACGGCTCCCCGCCGGCTCCTTCGGCACGATCGCCGGGTCGCCTTCCTGCCACGCCATGGCCTCGGCCACCGGTTTCCTCCGCAGGCGATCAACTACCGGGCCAACCTGTGGTGCCTCGGCGAAGTGGGCGTCGATCTTCCTTTGCTGATCGAGAAACCGAGGCGGTCTTCGGTGGAACGGCGCTGTCGCCGGTCGGATCGACCGCCGGCGCTACTCCTCGATCCGGACGGTTCCGGCGCTTCCGTCGATGGTGATCAGCTGCCCGGTCTTGATCTCGTGTGTGGCGTTCCGGACGCAGATGACGGCGGGGATGCCGTATTCCCTGGCCACGGTGGGGCCGTGGGCCAGCGGTGAGCCGGTTTCGGTGACCAGGCCCGCGGTGGTCAGGAACAGTGGGGTCCAGCCGGGGTCGGTGGTGGGGGCCACCAGGATCTCCCCGGGTTCGATGTGCGCCCCGGCGGGGTCGCGGATCACGCGTGCTTTGCCGGTCGCCCGGCCCGCCGCGCCGGCCATCCCGGTCAGGACGCCGTCTTCCACCGGCGGCGCCGGCGCGAGAGCCTCCACATCGGTGCCATCGGAGAGCAAGGCGCCGGGAACGGTCGGGCGCCGCAACTCCCGCTGGTAGTCCGCGCGCCGCCGGGCCACCAGGTCACGATGGTCGGCGCCGTTCCGCACGGCCGATCGTGCTTCGCCGAGGTCGAGGAACATGATGTCGTCGGCGCGGGCGAGCAGCCGCCGGGTGACCAGTTGCTCGCCGATCATGAGCAGTTGCCGGCGGGAGGTCTGGATCGCGGGTAGCCAGGCGAACTTCCCGATTTCGCGGAGGCCGGTGAGCCGGCGGGACCGGCGCATGAGGAAGACGGCGATCCGGCCGCGTATCGGCCGCTTGCGACGCACCCGCCTGGCCAGTGTGTCGATCATTTCTTCCGCCCTCGCCGCGGCCAGCCGGAATCGCCGATCCGGCTCCTGAGCGGGGTCGGCGACACGGAGGTAGTTGGCGATGGTGGCCCACAGCGGCGTGGTGTCTTCTTCCCACCGGGGCAGGCCGACATCGATTTCCGCGGCTGCGCGCAGGCCGTACCGGTCCAGGAAGCCGGTCATCCCGATGTCCGGTAGTTCGCCGGTGCGGTACTTCGCGGCGAGCTCGGCCGGCGCGGTACCGAGGAACAGAGCTCGGTGTTCCCGGGCTTTCACCGCGAGGCCCCAGAGCTCCAGATCCATCTCGGTGGTGACGTTGTGCGGCATGCCACCAAGGACGACGTCGAGTTCGTCACCCGAAGTGAGGTCGCCGAGCAGCGCGGCCGGGGCCGCGCCGACCATGATCCCGGCCATCAACGGCCCCATCAGGCCCAGCATGCCCCGGCTCATGACCGCGCGGTGCGAGTCTTCGGCAACCCAGTCGAGCCGCTGTTCAGCCGTGGCGGTCTCCGACGGCGGGACGGTCCGGTGCCGGATCTCGTCCACGGCGCGGTACGCCCGGGCTCTGGCGGCATCCGGGCGGACCAGGCTCGACACCAACCCCGCGAGCAGGCTCGGCGTGAGCAACGCGGTGACCCGGGCGGCGTTGCCCAGCCGGAACGGCAGGCCGGGGCGAGGCGCGAAACGCGGATCGGTCAGCATGCGCCCCATCGAGCTCTGCACCCGAGGTCCGTAGATTTCCAAGGAGGCGGGCAGCTGATCCCGCAGGGGCTTGCTGCGGATGAAGTCGGTGAGGTCGAAGTAGAGGCGACCGCCGATCGGCACCAGGCGAGGCAGCGGATCCAGCAGGGCGTCTCGGACACCATGGGCCTGGAACCATTGCGCCGCACCGGTCTTGAGCAGCGACACGCCCATCGGCGTGCACGGCCGCAGCATGCCCTGGAGGTGCCCGAACTCGAGGTACAAGCGGATCTCGCCGGTGTCGGGCGGCACCGGGAACAGGGTGGTGATCGGCCGCGACTGGAGCAACCACAGCGTGCCGGCCGGATCGATCGCCCATTCGATGTCCTGTGGGGAACCGAAATGCCGCTGCAGCCGCCGTCCGGCCTCGCGGAGTTGCCGGAGCTGCAGAGCATCGAGGCAACCGGCCTCCGGTAAGTCCGGCGGGCCCTCGCCGAGGACGTAGTGATCGGCCACGACGGAACCGTCGACGACGGCGGTGCCCAGGCCCGGGGCGGCGTCGACGACCATCTCGGTGCGGCAGCCGGTGATCGGGTTGGCGGTGAACAGGACACCGGCCACGGCGGGGTCGATCATCCGCTGGACCACCACGGCCATCGCGGCGTCGTCGATCCCGGCAGCCGCGCGATAGGCGATCGCCCGGTCGGTGTGCAAGGACGCCCAGCACCCGCGAACGGCGTCGACGAGCGGGCCGTCCCCTTCGACGTCGAGGAAGGTGTCCTGCTGGCCGGCGAAACTCGCGTCCGGCAGATCCTCCGCGGTAGCGCTGGAACGAACGGCGACCCGGCCCCCGCCGAGCTGCTGGTAAGCCTCGAGCAGCGCCTTCTCGGGCAGGTCCCGCGCCACGAAGGACTCGACGGTCAGGCAGAACCCAGCCGGGACCCGTTCACCTGCCCGGATCAGCTCGCCGAGACCCGCGGCCTTGCCACCGGCCAGGCCGATCATCGAGGAATCAAGGTCGGCCAGACGGAGCACGTGCGCACCTGCGGACATCGGGAGCCTCTCGTAGACAGTCGGCAGCGACTGCCGACCAGGCTTCCCGGCGCACCTGGAAAAACCGTACTCCGTCCTCGAGCCGCTGTCACCGGTCGACCGGAGCGCCGTGGGGACGGCCGATCCCGGGCAGCAGGAGATGACGCGACCGCGCACCTCGGCGCTGGTCCACACCGGACGGTTTCGTGCGGGTTCCCGCCCTCGCCATCAACCCCGGTGGCGAGGGCGGGCGGCTCAGTCGGCGCAGTGGGCGCAGTAGTGCGGTCCGATCGCCCGGTCGTGGCCGCGCCAGCCGTCCTGGCAGGCACTTCCCCACAGCAGCAACCAAGCCTCGTGGTGGGGCACCCGTGGCTCGGCCGGTGGGCCGGTTCTGCCGCATCCGTCGCAGATCAGTCGCAAGGCGACGCTGCCACCGGCCGGTACAGCGGTCATCGTGGAACCCAGGCCTCCAACGCGAGTGGCGCGTCCTTCGCGCCGGGGTCAATCCTCGCGCGTTCGCGGCCGGTTCGACCTGACGGTTACCTGACGATTCGCGGCGTCTCGCCGCTCACCGCCGAGCGGGCGCCGAGCCAGCCCACCACCTGGCGCACCGCGGCCCGGCTGCCGGTGAAGCGCAGCGTCCGGGCCCGCAGTTCGTCCAGGCAACGGCTGTGCCCCAACCACACGCCGGCCAGGGCGGTGAGGGTGCACTCGAGTTCCACCAGCACCGGCAGGCCGCCGGGTGGTTGCCGCTGCGGCCGGGCCCGGCTCGCGCCGAGCACCACCCACCACTGACGCGGTCCGGGGAGGTCGGAAAAGCGGATGTGGATGGCGGCCGGGTCGTGGGGGCTGCCGATGGCCCGGCACAGGTCGGTCAGCAGCACCTGCGGGTCCAGTTCACCGGCGCGGGGTGGCGGCAGCCAGCGGCTGCCCCAGCGGGCGAGTTCGGTCAGCACCGGCTTGAGGTCCCGCCCGGCGTCGGTGAGCCGGTAGTGGAACCGGCCGTGCCGGTCGGTGGTCGCTTCGACCAGGCCCGCGGCGTGCAGGCGGCGCATCCGGTGGCCGAGGCTCGAGCGGGACACCATGGGCAGCACGCCGGCGAGGTCGTCGACGCAGTACGGCCCGTCGAACAGTTCGGCGATGATCAGCGTGGTCCACGCCTCGCCCAGCAGATCGGTGGTCCTGGTCGCCGGGTGGTGGGTCGCGGAGCGCTTCACAGCGGTCATCCTGTCGTGGATCCCGGCGGGGGAACCTGACGACTGCCTGACGATCCGGGGGCTGAGTCGGGCACCTGGGTGACCGAGGGCGCGGGATCGGTCGCCCGGGTGACCGAGGGCAGCTTCTCCGGGCGGTCCTGGGTGCTCACGCCGCATCCGGCACAAGCAGCCACGATGATGACCAGAGTCAGTTTCCTCATTCCGCCTCCGGTAGTTCGATGACGAACCGGGCGCCCCCGCCGGGGCGTTCCTCCACCCGGACGGTGCCGCCGTGCCGGGCGACGTGGTCGGCCACGATGGCGAGCCCGAGCCCACTGCCGGTGTCCGTGCCCCGTCCGCGGGCCTGGCCGCGGGTGAAGCGCTCGAAGATGCGGGACCGCAGTTCCTCCGGCACACCGGGCCCCTGGTCGTCGACCTCCAGCCGGACTTTGCCGCCCTGGCTGGTGACGGCGATGCGCAGCACGCCGCCGGCGTAGCGGTCGGCGTTGTCGAGCAGATTGCCGACCACCCGGTCGAGCCGGCGCCGGTCGGCCAGCACCAGCGCGGGCTCAGGCGCCTTCAGCACGTCCGGCTGGTTCCGGTGTTCGAGCACCCGGCGGACCACGTCGCCGAGGTCGACCAGTTCCCAGGACTGCTCGTCGGACTCCTGGCGGGCGCGGGAGATCTCCAGCAGGTCCACGACCATGCGCTGGAATCGGTGGATCTCGGAAACGAGCAGGTCCAGCGCCCGGCGGGCGGGCGCGGGGATGGCTTCCCGCCGGCGGTCGAGCACTTCGGCGGCGTTGGCCATGGTGGTCAGCGGTGAGCGCAGTTCGTGGCTGACGTCACCGGCGAACCGGGCGTCCTGCTGGACCCGGTGCTCCAGGGCTTCGGCGGTGGCGTTGAAGGTGGCCGCGAGCGGGGCGAGGTCGGGGTCGGTCTGCGCGGGCAGCCGGGCGTCGTGCTCGCCCGCGGCGATGCGTGAGGCGGCATCGGTCAGCGTGGTCAGCGGGCGCAGGGCGCGGCGGCTGGCCCACCAGCCCAGGCCACCGCCGAGCAGACCGCTGGCCACGGTCGCGGCGGTCAGCACGATGCTCAGGAACCGCATCGTGCGGTCCAGCTCCACCAAGGGGAACAGTTCGATGTAGAAGCCGCCTTCCGAGACCACGGGCAGCACCACCGCCAGCGCCGGGATGCCGTCGGCGAGCAGACGCTGGCGGGCGGGTTCACCGGCCCGGCCCAGGTCGAGCAGTTCGCCGGGCAGGGTCTGCGGCGGGATCTGCCTGCCGCTGCTCAGCCACCGTCCCGGCCGGTAGACCAGGATCGACGAGTCCGGGCCGGTGGTCAGGCCGGTGAGCAGTTCGTCGAGACCGCTGGACCGGTCGCGGATCGCGGCGTCGACCAGGCGCACGTTGAGCTGGGCCTGGCGCACGGCGGCCTGCTCGCGCTGGTCGAGCAGGTAGCTGGTGGCCAGGTTCCAGGTGGTCACCGCGAGCACGCTGACGATCAGCAGCGAGCCCACCCCGAGAGCCGCGGTCACCCGCCACCGCAGTGACCAGCGCTTGCTCATCCGCCGTCCCGGTGCGCCCGGTAGCCGACGCCGCGCACGGTGAGCACCAGCCCCGGTTCGTCCGGATCGGTCTCGACCTTGCGGCGCAACCGGCGGATGTGCACGTCCAGCAGCCGGGTGTCGCCGAAGTAGTCGTAGCCCCAGACACGCTGGAGCAGCTGCTCCCTGGTCACCACATCCCCGCCGGCCGCGGCGAGTTCGGACAGCAGGCGGAACTCGGTCCTGGTCAGGTGCAGTGGCTCCCCGTCCCGCTCGACCTCCCCGGTGTTCGGGTGGATCCTCAGCGCGCCCACCACCAGTTCGGGACGGCTGGGGCCGCGGCGGCGCAACAGGGCCCGGATGCGGGCCGCCAGCTCACCGGCGACCAGCGGCTTGGTCACGTAGTCGTCGGCACCGGCCTCCAGGCCGTCGATGACGTCGCGGGTATCGGTGCGGGCGGTGACCATGATGATCGGCAGGTCGCCGCGCGACCGCAGTGAACGGCACACGTCCATGCCGTCGATCCCCGGCAGCATCAGGTCCAGCAGCACCACGTCGACCGGCGTGGACTCGACCACGCTCAGCGCTTGTTCCCCCGAGCCCGCCTCGACCACCTCGAAGCCGTGGTCGGCCAGGGAAAGTCCGAGGGCTTCCCGGATGCGTTCGTCGTCTTCGACCAGCAGCACCGAGGTCATGAGCCCGATCCGGCCGGGGTCGCTGAGTGCGCTCGGGTCATCCACTTCACCTCCGAGCGGCAGATTGTCGCATGGCGCCACGGGCTACCGAGCACGCCGGGAACAGCCGACGATGATCAGCGTCCGGCCGGTCCGGCGGGCAGCGGTCACGGGTCCTCCCGGGTCTGGGCCTGCGCGGTCGCGGGTGCCCGCCCCCGGCGGCCGCGCACCCGCGTTCCGATCGTGCCGCGTGGCCGGCGTTTCGCACCTGACGAACACCTGACGATCCGCCTTGCCCGAAGTGCTTCGCCGTGAGGTGCGGCGTCACTCGGCGGTGGGAGCGGCCGGCCCTACCCGGTGTCCGACGTCGTCTGTTCCGGCCAGCTTCTGCACCACGTCCAGCAGGCCGGGGAACCGCTGCTCGAACTCGGCCCGGCGCAGGCACACGAAAGTGCCGTTGCCCGCGTCGCGCTGCACGATCAGGCCGGCCTCGCGCAGCGCCCGCCAATGGTGCGTCTTGGTCGATTTCGCCACCGGCATGCTGAACGAGGAACACGCGCGCTCGCCCTCCGCCGGATCGGCGGCGAGTTCGGCGATCACCGCACGGCGCAACGGATCCGCCAGTGCGCGGAACACCTGCCCGAGATCGACCTCGGCCATCGGCGGTACGGGCAGGTCCACGAAATCCTCCTCGACAAAGGTACGGTCGCTATCGTACCTTCGAGGTACGATAATCATCGTACCTACGGAGGGCTCCTCTTGCTGTGCGTGTTCGACGTCAACGAGACACTGCTCGACCTGGCCGCGCTCGACGACTTCTTCGCCGATCTCACCGGCGACCCCTCGGCCCGGCGTGACTGGTTTGACCTGCTGATCCACAACGCCCTGGCGCTGACCGCCGCCCGCGACTACCGCCCGTTCGGGCAGATCGCCGCGGCCTGCCTGCCGCCGATCGCGGCCACTCGCGGCCGCACCGCCACCCCCGAGCACCAACGCGAACTCGGTGACCGCCTGCGCCGGCTCCCGGCCCACCCCGAGGTGCATGACGCGATCACCCGGCTTCGCGCAGCCGGGTTCCGCGTGGTCACCCTGACCAACTCCGTCGACGCCGTCGCCGAAGACCAACTGCGCAACGCCGGCCTCCGGCCACTGACCGACGCCGTCTACTCCGCCGACCAGGCCGGACGGCTCAAACCCGCACCCGAGCCCTACCAACTCGTTGTCGAGACCGAACAGGTCGCACCCTCCGACGCGATCCTGATCGCCGCCCACGACTGGGACATCACCGGCGCCGCAGCCGCCGGCCTCGCCACCGCCTACATCACCCGGGGACAACGCTCGCCGCTCCCTGCGATCAGCTCACCCACGCTCACCGCCACCGACATCGACGACGTCGCCACCCAGCTCCTCACCCGGCACGCCGACGGATGAGGCCACGCGTCGTCCAGCGGGGCCCGGTTCTCCGGTGTGTTCGTCAGGTACGCGGGCGATCGTCAGTCAGTCGTCAGTTCGGTCTGGGGCTTCCGCCGCGATGATGGGGGTGCAGCCGACCGAGGAGGAACATGTCGATCGACACCGCCCGGAGTGAGGACGTCGTCAGCAAGGTGGTTCGCGAACTCGCGGGGGAGTTCGCCACCGTGCCACCGTCCGGCATCGTCGGCACGGTGGTCGCGGCCAAGCGCGACCTCGACGGGCAGATCGTGCCGGAGGCGATGGAGGAGATGCTGCACCGCCTGGCCCAGTTCCGGCTGACCCGCTGGGACGTCGCCGGTCGCGCCAAGTGGTGAGCACGCGAACCGCTCCCACCGTCCACAGTGGGCGATGGGAGCGGCCGCGGGTTACTTGGTCCGGACGATTTCGCCGTTGCGGCGGCGTTCGCGGTAGTCGCGCATCTCGCGCTTGACGACGGGGGCGAGCAGGTAGAGACCGGCGATGTTGAACAGTGCCAGCAGGAACAGCACGGCGTCGGCGAAGTCGAGCACGCTGCCGAGGGTGAGCACCGAACCGGCGACGACGAAGAGGCAGAACACCACGTGGTAGAGGCGTTCGCTGAACGCGCTCTTGCCGAACAGGTAGGTCCAGGCCTTCTGGCCGTAGTAGCCCCAGGTGATGATGGTCGACACGGCGAAGAGCACCACGGCGACGGTGAGCACATAGGGGAACCATGGCAGCACGGTGGCGAAGGACTCCGAGGTGACGGTGACGCCGTCGGGGGTCTCGCCGCCGGCGAACACGGTGGCCTTGGCGTCGGTCCAGAACTGGGTCTTGGCGATGATCACGGTCAGCGCGGTCATCGTGCAGATCACCACGGTGTCCACGAAGGGCTCGAGCAGGGCGACGTAGCCTTCGGTGATCGGGTGCTTGGTGCGCACGGCCGAGTGGGCGATCGGTGCGGAGCCGAGGCCGGCTTCGTTGGAGAACGCCGCGCGCTGGAATCCGACGATCAGCGCGCCGATCGCGCCGCCTGCCACGCCTTCGGGCGCGAACGCACCGGCGAAGATCTCGCCGATCGCACCGGGCACCGCGTCGAGGTTCACGCCGATGACGATCAGGCACGCGACGACGTAGACGATTCCCATCGTGGGAACGAGCTTGCTGGTGACCGCGCCGATGGACTTGATGCCGCCGATCACGACCGCGCCGACGAACGCGGCCAGCAGCAGGCCGAAGATCAGCGCGGCGCCATCGCCGCCGAGCAGGCCGTCGTCGCCGCCGGTGACGTCGCGCAGCTGGGCGAAGCTCTGGTTGGCCTGGAACATGTTGCCGCCGGCGATGCCGAAGAACAGGATCATCACCGCGGCGCCGCCTGCCAGGATCCGCCCGAGGGTTTTGCCGGTGGCGTTGGGGAAGCGTTCGGCGATGCCCTTGCGCAGGTAGTGCATGGGTCCACCGGAGACGGTGCCGTCGGCGTGGACCTCGCGGTACTTCACGCCGAGGGTGCACTCGACGAACTTGGTGCACATCCCGAGCAGTCCGCACAGGATCATCCAGAACGTCGCGCCGGCCCCGCCGACGGTGACCGCGACCCCGACACCGGCGATGTTGCCCAGCCCGACCGTGCCCGACAGCGCCGAGCTCAGCGCCTGGAAGTGGCTGATCTCGCCCGGCTCGTCGGACCTGGTGTACTGGCCACGGGCGATGCGCGTGGCCAGCCGGAACGCGCGGAACTGCACGAATCCGAAGTAGACGGTGAACGCCGCGGCGGCGATGACCAGCCAGGCGACGATCCAGGGGAAGGTGACGCCGAAGACGGTGACCTCGGCGAAGACGAATCCGGACAGGCCTTCGGAGATCGGGTCGAACACGGTGTTGATCGCGTTCTCGATCCCGGACAGGGCGCCGCCCTCGGCCGCCAGCACGGGCGATGAATCAGACATGGTGCGCAAGTGGACCGAATCAGACGCGAAGATGCAAGGGATTCGCCGACTTTTCAGATGTTCGTTACCTCCTTTCCGCTCA from the Amycolatopsis magusensis genome contains:
- a CDS encoding haloacid dehalogenase type II is translated as MLCVFDVNETLLDLAALDDFFADLTGDPSARRDWFDLLIHNALALTAARDYRPFGQIAAACLPPIAATRGRTATPEHQRELGDRLRRLPAHPEVHDAITRLRAAGFRVVTLTNSVDAVAEDQLRNAGLRPLTDAVYSADQAGRLKPAPEPYQLVVETEQVAPSDAILIAAHDWDITGAAAAGLATAYITRGQRSPLPAISSPTLTATDIDDVATQLLTRHADG
- a CDS encoding winged helix-turn-helix transcriptional regulator; amino-acid sequence: MTAVKRSATHHPATRTTDLLGEAWTTLIIAELFDGPYCVDDLAGVLPMVSRSSLGHRMRRLHAAGLVEATTDRHGRFHYRLTDAGRDLKPVLTELARWGSRWLPPPRAGELDPQVLLTDLCRAIGSPHDPAAIHIRFSDLPGPRQWWVVLGASRARPQRQPPGGLPVLVELECTLTALAGVWLGHSRCLDELRARTLRFTGSRAAVRQVVGWLGARSAVSGETPRIVR
- a CDS encoding alanine/glycine:cation symporter family protein → MSDSSPVLAAEGGALSGIENAINTVFDPISEGLSGFVFAEVTVFGVTFPWIVAWLVIAAAAFTVYFGFVQFRAFRLATRIARGQYTRSDEPGEISHFQALSSALSGTVGLGNIAGVGVAVTVGGAGATFWMILCGLLGMCTKFVECTLGVKYREVHADGTVSGGPMHYLRKGIAERFPNATGKTLGRILAGGAAVMILFFGIAGGNMFQANQSFAQLRDVTGGDDGLLGGDGAALIFGLLLAAFVGAVVIGGIKSIGAVTSKLVPTMGIVYVVACLIVIGVNLDAVPGAIGEIFAGAFAPEGVAGGAIGALIVGFQRAAFSNEAGLGSAPIAHSAVRTKHPITEGYVALLEPFVDTVVICTMTALTVIIAKTQFWTDAKATVFAGGETPDGVTVTSESFATVLPWFPYVLTVAVVLFAVSTIITWGYYGQKAWTYLFGKSAFSERLYHVVFCLFVVAGSVLTLGSVLDFADAVLFLLALFNIAGLYLLAPVVKREMRDYRERRRNGEIVRTK
- a CDS encoding sensor histidine kinase → MSKRWSLRWRVTAALGVGSLLIVSVLAVTTWNLATSYLLDQREQAAVRQAQLNVRLVDAAIRDRSSGLDELLTGLTTGPDSSILVYRPGRWLSSGRQIPPQTLPGELLDLGRAGEPARQRLLADGIPALAVVLPVVSEGGFYIELFPLVELDRTMRFLSIVLTAATVASGLLGGGLGWWASRRALRPLTTLTDAASRIAAGEHDARLPAQTDPDLAPLAATFNATAEALEHRVQQDARFAGDVSHELRSPLTTMANAAEVLDRRREAIPAPARRALDLLVSEIHRFQRMVVDLLEISRARQESDEQSWELVDLGDVVRRVLEHRNQPDVLKAPEPALVLADRRRLDRVVGNLLDNADRYAGGVLRIAVTSQGGKVRLEVDDQGPGVPEELRSRIFERFTRGQARGRGTDTGSGLGLAIVADHVARHGGTVRVEERPGGGARFVIELPEAE
- a CDS encoding ArsR/SmtB family transcription factor, coding for MDLPVPPMAEVDLGQVFRALADPLRRAVIAELAADPAEGERACSSFSMPVAKSTKTHHWRALREAGLIVQRDAGNGTFVCLRRAEFEQRFPGLLDVVQKLAGTDDVGHRVGPAAPTAE
- a CDS encoding response regulator transcription factor codes for the protein MTSVLLVEDDERIREALGLSLADHGFEVVEAGSGEQALSVVESTPVDVVLLDLMLPGIDGMDVCRSLRSRGDLPIIMVTARTDTRDVIDGLEAGADDYVTKPLVAGELAARIRALLRRRGPSRPELVVGALRIHPNTGEVERDGEPLHLTRTEFRLLSELAAAGGDVVTREQLLQRVWGYDYFGDTRLLDVHIRRLRRKVETDPDEPGLVLTVRGVGYRAHRDGG